One Sporosarcina sp. FSL W8-0480 genomic window, TGACAGCGGTTTCCATACTCTACTTTATGTAAATGGCGGCTTAACTAGTATTATTACTAAAGAGGCCGCAAAAGATGGTACACAAGGTGCTCAAAACTATTCACGTACTTGGCATTGGCTTGAATCAACACATAAATTTCTTCCGATTAGATATAATAAGATTCTTGATGATGGAAGTCCTATTCCTGGTTCCTAATTAACTACCTTTTACAGATGGTCTTGAAATTTCAAGTGCTGTCTGTAATTCTTTTTATAGGAGGGAAGAGTAATTTGGAAAAAACTCATCTCATCTACGTAGGTATATTATTACTTCTATTAGTCGGTTGTGTAAAGGACGCCTTGCCACAACAATCCATAGCCACAAATGAAAACGATAATTGGAAAGAACAAATATTTGAGTTGAATGATAAACTTATAGAAAATGATAAAAAGATAAATGAGTTGTATACAATAATAGAAGGTATAAATAGCATTGAAAACGAAGCTTATAAAGAATTAAATACCAAAATCCACATGTTGGAAAGCCTTGTGTCACATATTCCTAACATAGAAAAGAAGCAAGGTTTTATTGATGAGATTAATATAAATGAAGCTAATATTACGTTTAAAGTTAACTATGCTGAAATGACAGAGGACAATAACGCGCCAAATGGATTTATTATTGAAGAGAAAAAGAAAGGAACTATTTCCGTAGATTTAGGCGCAAGTTATTATATTCTAGAAGGCAACCAAATTCAATTTAAACAAACTATTGAGGAATTCAATGAAGTGGTAAATGACTATAATCGCTTTTTCAACCTTTATATTATTGATGGCAAGGTAGTAATGTTGGCAGAACAATATTTACCGTAAAAAAACGGGACCCCATAATAGGGTCTCGTTTTCATTAGCTTATTTGCTGTCATCAGTATCCGTGTCAGTATCTGCATCATCATCCACATCAAGATCCACATTCGTATCTGTACCGTCATTTGTGTCAGCAGGTGGGTTATTGACATCTACGTCCGTATCATCATCGCCATCTGCACAAGCTGCGAGTAATCCTACGGATAGGAATGTCGCTGCTCCAAGTTTCAACCATTTCTTGTCTTCTGTGAGTAGTTTCATTGAAATCTCCTCCAAGGTGTAATCTTTATTTGTTGCCTACTTGTTAGATACCCTTGAAATAGTCTCCTAATCATTACAGATTTATTACGAGAATATTACATGTTTATACTCGGTGTTGTTTGTACTGATGCACATCGGTCAATTCAGCGATGGACGCTAACTCCGACTCACTCACTGCATTATCATACGCAACAATCGAATCTAAAAGCTGATCCATTGAACTAACACCGATTAATGCGGAAGCTACTATATCTTCCTTTAGATTGAATGCTATCGCATGGGCACTAAGATTATTGGTAGTTCCATGCAACTCATCAACCATCCTTTTCAAGTCTTCTGCACCATACTCAACAAAGCCATCCATCTTATCAACCCTCGAAATACCTTCCCCTGTCAATAAACCTTTTGCTAATGTTCCCCTTGTAATGACGGATGCATTAGCTTCAAGAATCATCGGGAACCATTCCTCTGGACGACGATCCAACAGACTGTATTGCATCATAACCGAAACCGCAGAACTGCTTGTTAAAAAGCGTTCAATGACATTCGGTCGAATGGATGAAATTCCGTATTGCCGGATGACGCCTTCCTTTTTCAACTCCTCGAAAGCTTCAATCGTTTCCGTCACATTATCCTCCATCGTCCCACCATGCAATTGATACAGGTCGATATAATCCGTTCCAAGCCGTTGCAAACTCTCTTTTACTGCCTCTTTTATATATTTCTTCGATGCATCCCAGCGCCAGCCTTCCTCTCCGGGGACCATACGATTCCCGACTTTTGTCGCAAGAATGATTTCATCACGTCTGCCTTTCAATGCTTCGCCGACCAGTGCTTCATTTCTGCCACCGGCATATAAATCCGCAGTGTCAAAGAAGTTAATGCCAGAGTGCAGCGCTGCGTCTACGATATTTTTCACTTCATTTAAATTATCAGGGAAAGACATACACCCGAGTCCAAGTTCCGATACATATAAGCCACTTTTACCAATCTCTCTTTTTTTCATCAGAGCACCTCCACAATTGTTTTCATCCACTACACTTCACTGTACAATGTAGAGGTTAATAGGGAAAGTATTGTTACTTGGAAGGAAAAAGGAGTGTGTCAAAATGAATAATCGTTTTAAGGAAAAAACTGTTGCAAGCGATGTTTTATTCGAAGGGAAAGTTATCTCCCTTCGTGTCGAAGAAGTTGAACTGCCTGACGGGAAGCGTGCGAAGCGGGAATTAGTTGGTCATCCCGGAGCAGTAGCAGTCATCGCGATAACCGACGACAAGAAACTTGTTCTTGTTGAGCAATACAGGAAAGCATTAAACCGTTCCATTATCGAAATTCCTGCTGGCAAGATTGAACCGGGTGAGGATATCGAAGTGACAGCACTCCGAGAATTGGAAGAGGAGACAGGTTACGGGGCAAATCAATTCGAATACCTACAATCCTTTGCCACATCCCCCGGATTTGCAAATGAAATCATTCATATTTACGTAGCGCAAGGATTATATAAAATAGACAAGCCCGCACAAGGTGACGAAGATGAATTCATCAATATTATTGAAAGTACTCTCGAAGAAGCCGAGCAAATGGTGTTAGATGAAAGGATTTTCGATGCCAAAACGGCCTTTGCGATTCTTTATGCAAAAAAACTTTTAAATAAATGAGCTATTTAGGAACGGACAAGCATACGTTATAGAAACGATGCGGAGGTGAAACCTATGGTCCGTTCCTTATCATTTATCCATCTATTTATCGTACTAGCCGTCGGTTATATTGGCGGGGCATTGTTATTCAGAGAAATTCCAGTCGTTGCATCCGAAAAATGGATCGGGTTTTTCGATCCAAGAGTTATCTCGTCCAGTGAAGGCACATTTTTTAGACCTTTATTGACGTTAATTATATTTTTCGTTGTTGCATTTCTGACTTCGATGAATAGTAAAACAAGACATGCTATTCTTTTTGTAGGAGCTATTAAATGTGTTTTGTTTGGATTATCATCATCTTACTTACTTTCTTCAGGAATGAAATTATGGGCATATACAATCTGGTGGTTCCCGTTTCAACTCCTGTCTTGCTATCTTTATTTAGTATACTGCAATGTTTTGAGTCCGCCATTTTTTAATCGGATTTCAAGGAGAGGACGGAACTTACAGGCGGTTCCGTACTTAGCCGGCCTATGTTTGTTGATCTTTTTAATAGAAATGACAATATTTCATTTTCTTATTAAATAACTCATTTAATAGTTTCATATTCCCTTTCTGTTGTCACACTGAAGGCCCATTTGATATAATGGGTTTAGTGTTGAGGGGGGCGTCATATGGAGAGCCGGATTGAACGGATCAAAAAGCAATTGCACGGGGCCAGCTATAAGTTGACGCCTCAGCGGGAAGCTACGGTCTTGGTCCTTCTTGAAAACGAAGAAGATCACTTAAGCGCTGAAGATGTTTTTTTACTTGTGAAAGAGAAAGCGCCAGAAATTGGCCTGGCAACTGTCTATCGTACATTGGAACTGCTGACTGAACTGAAAATTGTCGATAAGATTAATTTCGGTGACGGTGTCTCTCGGTATGATTTACGACAAGAGGGGGCATCCCGTTTTCACCATCATCTTATTTGTATTGAATGTGGAAAAGTCGCAGAAATACAAGAAGATCTATTGGGCGATGTGGAGAAAATTGTCGAAAGCCGCTACGGTTTTACAGTTAAGGACCACTGGTTGACATTCCATGGTGTTTGTCAAAGTTGCAAGTCTTCGGGAAATGATAGTAAAAAGTGAAAGGGGGATGGCGAGATGCTGTCCCTTTTTGTCATTTTAGAGTAGGGGAGAGAATGGCATGAATGATTTTGCCTGCTTACCATGAAAGATGGAAAATTTGCGTTGGAAGATTATATGCATTTTCTTAAGGTGGAAAGGCAACTTTCCAAAAACACAATTTCGTCATATAAAAGAGATCTTGTTGAATATATCGATGCAATGGAAAAGATCGGTATGGAGTCAATAGACAAAATAGATCGTTCTTGCATTTTACGACATTTGCATAAATTGAAAGAAGAAGGGAAATCTTCACGGACGATAGCTCGTCATATTTCTTCGGTCAGGTCCTTTCATCAATTCCTGTTACGTGAAAAAGTGACAACACAAGATCCTACCGTTCATCTTGAAATGCCTAAACTTGAGCAAAAATTACCATCTGTACTTTCAGTTGAAGAAGTGGACAAGCTAATATCGATGCCAGAGAGCAGTAAACTTCAGGGAAAAAGAGACATAGCATTATTAGAGTTGCTATATGGTACCGGAATGCGTGTCAGTGAACTAATAGGACTTGATGTGGAGGATGTCCACTTATCAATGGGATTCGTCCGCGTTTTCGGAAAGGGCGGTAAGGAAAGGATTATACCACTTGGCGGTGGTGCGTTAAGGGCGTGTTCTACATACTTAAGAGAAGCGCGTCCCGAATTCATTGCAAAAACGAAGGAGGCGAATGCCTTTTTCGTTAATATGAGAGGGACTCGCTTGACAAGGCAAGGTTGTTGGAAAATTTTAAAAGGATATGCCATGAAAGCGGGTATACAAAAGGAACTGACACCGCATATTTTACGTCATTCTTTTGCCACACATCTTATTGAAAATGGTGCTGACATTCGTGCAGTACAGGAAATGTTAGGGCATGCGGATATTTCAACTACACAGATTTATACTCATGTAAGTAAGGCGAGGCTGAAGGATGTATATGTAAAGTTCCATCCAAGAGCTTAAAAGAAATATGTACGCGCCATCTGGAGCTGGGCATAACAAACTGGAGGAATCAATATGGAAAAACAACAATTTAAGCGTATTCATTTAATCGTTCTCGACTCAGTCGGGATTGGAGAAGCACCAGATGCCGATCAATTCGGGGATGTAGGAGCAGATACACTTGGACATATTGGAGAAAAAATGGGCGGCCTAAAGATGCCGAACATGGGAAAAATGGGTTTAT contains:
- a CDS encoding NUDIX hydrolase, which gives rise to MNNRFKEKTVASDVLFEGKVISLRVEEVELPDGKRAKRELVGHPGAVAVIAITDDKKLVLVEQYRKALNRSIIEIPAGKIEPGEDIEVTALRELEEETGYGANQFEYLQSFATSPGFANEIIHIYVAQGLYKIDKPAQGDEDEFINIIESTLEEAEQMVLDERIFDAKTAFAILYAKKLLNK
- a CDS encoding aldo/keto reductase, with the protein product MKKREIGKSGLYVSELGLGCMSFPDNLNEVKNIVDAALHSGINFFDTADLYAGGRNEALVGEALKGRRDEIILATKVGNRMVPGEEGWRWDASKKYIKEAVKESLQRLGTDYIDLYQLHGGTMEDNVTETIEAFEELKKEGVIRQYGISSIRPNVIERFLTSSSAVSVMMQYSLLDRRPEEWFPMILEANASVITRGTLAKGLLTGEGISRVDKMDGFVEYGAEDLKRMVDELHGTTNNLSAHAIAFNLKEDIVASALIGVSSMDQLLDSIVAYDNAVSESELASIAELTDVHQYKQHRV
- the xerD gene encoding site-specific tyrosine recombinase XerD, with amino-acid sequence MKDGKFALEDYMHFLKVERQLSKNTISSYKRDLVEYIDAMEKIGMESIDKIDRSCILRHLHKLKEEGKSSRTIARHISSVRSFHQFLLREKVTTQDPTVHLEMPKLEQKLPSVLSVEEVDKLISMPESSKLQGKRDIALLELLYGTGMRVSELIGLDVEDVHLSMGFVRVFGKGGKERIIPLGGGALRACSTYLREARPEFIAKTKEANAFFVNMRGTRLTRQGCWKILKGYAMKAGIQKELTPHILRHSFATHLIENGADIRAVQEMLGHADISTTQIYTHVSKARLKDVYVKFHPRA
- a CDS encoding Fur family transcriptional regulator, with product MESRIERIKKQLHGASYKLTPQREATVLVLLENEEDHLSAEDVFLLVKEKAPEIGLATVYRTLELLTELKIVDKINFGDGVSRYDLRQEGASRFHHHLICIECGKVAEIQEDLLGDVEKIVESRYGFTVKDHWLTFHGVCQSCKSSGNDSKK